The genomic interval AAGGAACTTTTTGTTGGGTAGCAAAATccaaagagaaaagggaaaaaatGCAACCAAAAGCAAGAATCTATGCTGATCCTTCCTCTGACCTGGATCATTTCGACCTCCTACCTGACTCAATTGTTCTCCTAATCTTCAATAAGCTTGCAGATGTTAGATCGCTAGGCCGCTGTTCTGCTGTTTCTAAGCGGTTCAATTCTCTTGTCTTCACGGTCCATGATGTCTATATTAAGATTGATCGTGTGGTCACTGTTGATGGTGATTCTGACGATCCATTAAGCTCATCCTCTCCCAGGCAACGGCCCCTTTTTGCCAACCTCATAAAACTGATGCTCTCCTCGCTCCTGAAACCCTTCCTGAACCTCCGCAGCATCAAAGGAAGTAACAAGCCTGTCTTCCCACAGCTCTCCCATCACTCCCCTGCACAAGTTCTCAAGGACTTCACCCATGTCCACAACCTCCGGATTGAACTTCCATCAGGCGATGTTGGAACTGAAGAAGGGGTTGTTCTAAAATGGAGAGCTGAGTTTGGAAGTACTCTCCAGAAATGTGTGATCTTAGGAGGTACTAGGGTTGATCAGAAGCCTGTCTCTTCTGAACTCGAAGCATCTGTAGAAGACAATGGAAGCATTCCTGAATCATTCTACACAAATGGAGGTCTCAAGCTACGTGTTGTCTGGACAATAAGCTCGCTTATTGCTGCTTCCACAAGGCATTATCTTCTCCGGCCTATCATAAGGAACCATCCAACTTTGAAGAGCTTGGTTTTGACTGACACTGATGGGCAGGGAACCTTGTGCATGGGCGAAGAACAGCTCAAGGAGTTTAGGGAGAAGCCACTGGCACCCTTGGGATCTTCAAACAGGACACAAGTTCCAGCTTCTAACATGAAGTTAAAATATGCGCCCATCTTGGAACTCCCAGGTGGGATGGCATTACAAGGAGCAACACTAGTTTGTATCAAGCCATCTTCTGATGGAGGCAGTGCTGCCAATACAAGGACTGAAACTGATGCCTTCATTTCTGGAGCATTTGACGGCCCATTCAAGACCGCAGTGAAGACTCTGATGAAGCGAAGGACATACCTTCTGGAAATGAATGGTTTCTAGATGATTGAACTTTCCCTCTTTCTCCACACTGATGAAGTAGCATTTGTATCCTCTAAACTCTTCCTGAAAGTGCAAATTGCTATCTTACCTTAGGTGTGAACTAGTTTGTGTTGTCCTATGATGCTTTGCGTCTGTATAGCAATAACAACTATGCATGTAGAAGTTACATGAGATTAATATGAAATATCTGTTGTAGCTTATTATTTCTATGCTAGTCATTCCCTGCTCTTGCATTGTGCATCAGCTTTCTTTGCTCATTATTAACTCCCATATGGCTCCGAATTGTAGGGTGGAAATGGTTGTGTTAACATTTATTTCTCAGTGCGTTCGTTGGATGGCCAAAATTTCTTTACAGATTATTCAGCTTCAAAAAAAATCAACGGACTGATGCAGTGTAGATAGAAAAGTTGTTGCATCCATTTAATGAAACAACTTTCATACTTCTTTGATGTTAAATCTTAGTATTTCACTTTACTCTCAGcaatttagaaattttgagttcaGTGTAGTTGTTGAGTTTGTGACATCTTTTAGCTGCATTTGTTAAACAATGAACATCATGAGATCACCTCGTTGACTTAACTGAAATGGTATCATCTTGCATGCTGCTGATCTGTTAGCTGGCATCAGCAGCAACATCACCAAATAATGGCCTTTTGAAACATGGTTCTACTAATATTAATTGCAAATTAATACTTAGATTAATGATTCAGTGTTATCCTTTCCACAAGACTCCAGTGGCAGTGTTCCAGATCAATTTCCTATTGATGGCACACAGACATTGGGACCATTTTAAAGAGTCCCTGACACAGTTGCAGATGCTGTGACAAACTATGTTCTGGGATTAAGCAAGAACATTAAGACTAACTTCTGAATTGAACTAACTTACTTGAATTAGATTTATTGTCTTCAAGCAAGTGGAGAGGCCAATGTTTATATATTATTGTTTATTGTTTTATAATATAGTGTTTGATTCTTTTCGGAGGGTCTTTATTTGACTtataatacttaataaaattggTGGCTTCTGCCCAATCCCTTtttcaaccaaaaaaaaaaacatggggggaaatggaaattaataatctGTCTGCTAATTATAATCATTGATTAAAGTAATTATAAGACATCAGGAAAAGAGTACAGAGATAGATAGGGATGATAATTTTTTCTAAACCTGataaaaaattttacatccgacTTGAATGAAGAAGAatatgaagagaagttttaacctaattatattttaatattgatATTTGTGAGTATAAATATGAAGATGGATATGATAAAATCTTATTCATATCctacttaatatatatataaaaacttCATTTGTTATtggaaataaaaaaattttatcccGCAATACTCATCCGATTGAAGGAAGAGCAAACAATtactgaaatatttttttaaaaaaaaaagggttgaTAGTAATAAGATGGTGGGGAGATATAAATACCTAGATGGTTAAGAAAGTTAAATACCCCATGAATGGAGAGAAAAAGGTAATACAACTAATATTACAACACATTAAATGCTATATTAATGTGGGATAAGATCTGCTCCATCATGGTAAGTTTTTCGCAGATTTAATTactgtttttgtttttttaatttctcGCAGAATTAAGCAAAAATATTGCGGGCTGATTTTTTGTGTTGGTATTGAGATGACGGTGATGATGGGTCTCAGCGTCGGCCTCCGGTTTGCGATCGGCGCCGTGGTCTTGATTCTGCTCTTCGTCGTCGTCGGATTCTTCCAGTTCTGCCGCAGAGCAAGGGACGACCGCGAGGCGACGGCGCCGATGGAGGGGGCGGATGCGGCAGGCGGCGTCGACGAGGCGACGCTGACGAGCTTCCCGAAGGTGGCGTACTCGGAGGCAGCGGGGCCGGAAACCGAGACGTGCTGCGCGATATGCTTGGCGGAGTACGAGGCCGCCGACGTGCTGCGGAGGCTGCCGGCGTGCGGCCACCTCTTCCACGTCGAGTGCGTCGACCCCTGGCTGAGGTCGCACGGCTCCTGCCCCTTCTGCCGCGCGCTCCTCGTCGGCAGTGAGTGCCGGAACGCCGTCGGAGCCAACACCGGAAGGCGCCGTGGCAATTGGGCGTATGTGAACACAGGCGCAGTAGCGCCACTACCAGTGGTTCAGTAAACCACACACCACACTCTAATCCTTGTTTATCGATCAATATCTCCTCCGTCTTAACCTTGACCTGAGACGGATTGACAAGGGCACTGAGACGAACGTATTCACTTTCTGCGATCATTGTTTATCAATCAATATAATTTTGGTTTCAGAGAATGGAGATGGTTCAGGTCACAACCTTAATCCAATACATACATTTTCATATATAAAAATATTGTTTGTTTTCTCGGCTAATCTTTTAATTAAACAAAGGCGTCCGACTTTttatttaaacaaaaataattatcTGTATTTTTCATTAACTATAGTATGTTTTTGTTCTggcaaataaatttttttttgatgcaTACTAACTTGGATGGGTGAATGACTAAGAGTGAAGTGATTAAGCTAAGAATAAATTTTATGGAGGGAAGAAACATAGAGTAAAGATAATGATTCTTGTATActcttaaaatcattttatatatattttatatcaaaTATCTACATCTTACAATTTGATTAATCATAAAATCCGACCTCACATTCTATCCATTTGCTAAATCTAAGAAACACGATAATAAATGTGTCATAGATGTGACTTGCATAAAAATTGaaccttaattatttaaaaaatacacTATTTGTTTACCAACACTCATGGGCATTAAAATCACTTTACAAGAATCATAAAACaccatttattaaaaaaaattaaatgagagCGTTTACATTCTCATTATTCTTTTTACAAAATAAATTTGTGAATTACAGAAAATATCcattataactaaataaaaatatttaaattatctctGTTGATCCAATACATTTGATAGATATTATTTACGAGATGTCAAACTTCTAAAGTATTATATCGACGACGTTAAAAGGATGCTTCTGTTTGTTTGTATACCATGgaaaaatatgttaaaaaatatatccaAAATATATATTCAAAAAAGATAACTCATTTTTAAGTGTTAATTTGGATGAATCGCATCTAAATAAaagtattataaaaaaaatcttaatacgAATCCAACCCAAAGCCAAAATCTTAAATCAAATAATCCTAATAATCCGTCCAACCCAAAAAAACAACctatttttattatttccctactattttttacttttatcttaatatttcattattatactAATATAATATTATACTATTTATGTACCTAacatatcttaatttttaaaataaaatttaatttaataaaaaaatccctAAACCaacctaaaaaaaaaattcaaatcaaacCCAACCCAAATCTAAAAACCCCCAATTATATTTTTTGAATCGACTTGAATCTTCATTTTAGAGGAACAATTTATTTATGAGAGACTACAAAGGTCACAAGTCTCATTTTTAAATGCAAATGATGAGATACACAATTTTCTTATGCTTCTGGTCCTATCAAATGGAAAGGGAGAGCCGTCATATCAAAAGAAGACCAACCAAAAAGGTCATCAAACAAGCCTCACTATGAAACAACACAGCTTCATCATAAACAAAAAATAGATTCTAGGGTACCTGCAACGTTTGTAGTAGGGTAGTGGAAAGCATTCTTTCACAATGATCCCAAAATTTATCACTCTATTTACATCTTTCCCATGAActtgaaaaaaataaatgcatgaaagacttGCTTGCAGAAGCTACCTGAGCATTTGTAAGTGGACAGATGAGAATGGCAGCTTTCAGGAAAGATGTATCCCCAATTATGAAAGAACAGGGATTGATCCAaagcagaaaaaaaaaacaaaaagtctTCACACCCGTCGCGAAGAAGGGAGCAATGATTCATACATCTGACCCATTCTTGAGGTTATGACGAACTTGTGCACGGTGCTCAAATCAGGCTTGGCTAGGTCCACGATATCTTCTCTCAAGCTGTAGAGGAAGCACATTTAGGCTAATTGGTTTCGAGTCACAAGATGTTTGCAGAGACCATTACTTGCCTTATCCACTCGCCGGTTTCCTTAGCATGCTTTTCTACCGCCTTGTATAGAAGATCAAGAGTATACAACATCAAACCATACATGGATTGAGCATCTTCTGCCTGTATATTAAATGAATTGTCATCAGTCACTTGATACAGATTTTGTCAACCATGTTATAAGGAGTTTGTTGATATATTAAGTAAACTGTCATCAGTCACAAATTTGTTGATAGAAGACAATTGCTGAAGAACTCGTTgctatgtttttatttattgtttgcCATAATACTCAACAAAGAGTCACAGGCCGTAGATATATGGTTCAAGAACGTAGTTTGGGTTGTGTGAGCTTGACAACCATGTTATAAGGCTACGACAATGTACTTAACATAATCAAAAGTAATACCACTATTTTAAGGTATTGATATTAAAGCTCGCGCCAACTGAGTTGGTCGCATTACAAATAATTATTGGTTGGATTGTAACATATTTTACAAAATGGCATAGGATCCATTAATGGGACCCATATTTCAGCATACGTCCCAGAAGTATGACCATCGAGGGCATAAAGGAGCACTAACACATAATTTGATGGCAGCTTGTTCATATAACATGCTCAATAAGTTGAAGGATATTATGTTTCGGTTGTGTTCAATTGTCATTTTCTCAAATGGGTAAAACAGACTAGATGAAAAATCCAAGTCTCAGAAGTCAAAGCAAACATAACACGAAGTCCAATCTAAATAGTATCCAAAATAAATTCAATACCTTTCCTTGGTCCATGCAAGTTTGGAACTCAACTAGTCTTTTCTCAACTTCAATAACAAGAAGCCTTCTTTGCCTGCGAGCAACTCTTCCTCTGCCTTCTGCGCCCTTATCCTGAAATTGTATAGACAAATAATCAAAATTCAAGTTGGCAATTAGAGTTGATTGGATTATTATCAAGTAAGTCTACAAGTAAGATTAATTTCCCATCATCTAGCAAACACATTAAGTAGCTCGGCAAACCATAATATTAATCCACTGTTTTCAAAAACATTACAGAAACAGTAGTAATTGCAAAGAAGTTAGCTATTCAATGAAGATGCACAAGCATAATATGTATGTCCAATCATGAACAACTCAGTGATATCACCAAGCCAAGCACCACTTGAGAGAGGGCAACTGCAAATCAAGATGATCACAAATGACATTTTGGTAAAATGATTACTTTTTTTCCGGGACAAAACTCTAAAGATGCTAATGCTAACCCTTATCATCATCATCACCAAGCTGTGCCAGGATCAGCTACATTGATTGTCAGTTACCAAGTAGTAACATTTGGAGCACATGGATCAAAGCTTATTCATACTGCTGTCTCCATAACACACGTCACATTCAGTAGCTCCTAGAATTAATGAATAATTTTACCCACCTCAATTCCAATAAGCACAAAATGATATCTTTAAGATAATAGACAAACAATATGAAACCAAGAAAGCACAAAGAAGAAACTAAAAATAAGTAAAGATGCATGAGAGTTAAATAAACCAAGTCTCCTGACAGTGTTATAACTTTTAACCATAATCTAGATGAGAAACAGGGTTTTCACTAGTAATTGACACTGAAGGATATGCCTACCTGCATGATCCAAGCTCTAACCAACATAAGCAGAAGCAGCGAAAGACCAAATGCTGGCAAAGCAGCAAGGATAGCAAAATTAATCTCGTTGGCCTTAAGAATCTGATCTAGCTCAAGCATTGCCCTAGTCACAAAACAATTAATGGAGTCATTAGTCATATCATTAAATTTACTTTGCATATCGGTTCAAATCCTCCAGATCTGTAGAATTCCACTTACGTCTCAAGATCCAGCTTCAGCTTTTGAATCTGTAAAACTAAGAAATTAATACAAAGAGCATCTAGAAAGTACAGTCAACTGCTATTTACACAGGCAGAGGAAAACCTGGATAAGCATCGCTCGAGCAAGCTCTCCACTCAACAAATTTTGAAGGGGATGCATCACCTCTTTTTCATATCTGCAACAAAACATTTATTTGCTAATGTGGATGCAGTACTGAAAAAAAATCATACTTCAGTTTAGATTTTATTCCAAGTTATGTTTCAAAAACAGATATCTACAGTTAAGTAGAAAACAATTAGTAAATAGACAGCAATGAAAATCAAGAACTTAGAACCCTGACCACATCTATCAGTTATTAGAGAAGTAAGATAACAATAAACTAATGACCAGCATTTTCTGTAACATGCCAAAACAAGTTATCTTAAGCTGCAATCTGCAGTTGTTTTCTCTCGGCTTCATCAAGTAGTAGGCATATTGATAAGATACTGGAGCATTCCAAGTCAATATATTAAAATGTTTTGGTTGAATAATCCATaaaaatatggaaaaatatttcatactttaaaaaaaatcctattgTAATTTGTGAGAATCCATCCAGTTACCTCCAATGTCATACAACACTAAATGTATTGGAGAAAAACGAGATACTATAATGTATCATTGCATATGTTTGCTCATGCATGAGAGTTCatgtaaaatttttctttttgatgaaCAAGAGCTCATGTAAAAATTGGTTACATTAGAGTGGCATATAGAAAATTTAGCAATTTTATTTCACAAGGAAATTgatgtagttcaataataaaaCTCGTTACCTGGCCATCACCATTTCCAACATTTGCTGATCTGGAATATCATCTGGTATCTTTTGACCTTTTGTTTGCTCACAGAAAGCCAACAACATCCTGAAAATTAGTAGTAAAAACATGTCACACATCCTACAAACATGTCACAGAAATCCCTTACAATGAGCAATCATATGGCACACACACTGAAGCAGATATGATGTCAAGTTATACAAGATAACCTACAACATGTCACACATCCTACAAACcttgctgttaaaaaatattgcAAAAAAAAGAGAATCTGCCAAGTGACATTATCCTATATAATATAGCTACAACAAACAAGGATAACACAAGGATCTAAACTTTCAAACATGTATATGCCCTCTGACAGTTTACGTTAAGATGCAATCTTTTTCTTCTTAATCATCCATGTAGGGCACAGGGCTAATGTTATTGAATTGTAGCATCAGAATTGAAGGAACTTGTTCTGATATTAGCAACAGGATGTCCCACTCATGGTCACAAATTAAGGACAAGTCATGGCAGGCTATTATCCTGAAAACTACTTGGGGAAAAAAAATTCTCATGGATATAAGGGCAAGCAAGATCAGATCACAAAGCATAGAACAAATTGGATAAGAATTTAACCTGTGTAAAGATTCAGCTGTCAGTTGCACCTCTTctgcttccatcacacctttatGTCTCCTCCTAAATGTTTCAAAGAGTTCATCTCTGATTGAAATGAGCTGAAAAGTAGAAATTGAAATAAGATCGAAACAAAGTAGAATAGCTAATACTAATAAAAAAATTGCGTTGCATTTGTGAAAATTTGCATAATTGTAATGCTGCACAAGAGGAATGGATAGCTTAGTCTAACTGATACAGATTCAACTACAAAACGGGTGATGATTTTAAGTTCTCATGTAGTCAGTATCCTAGACTATTATCATGACAACATTCTACAAGATCCCTCTTGGCCAGACATTAAAAACTTCAACCCCTGAAACTCGATAAAGATCCCAATATCTATGTTTCTgaataatgagaaaaaaaattcttaaatgtCCATCCCTGGTTGAAGATTAGCTGAATTGAACTAAGCACCCCTACAATAACTGAAGCACTGTTGTTCATGAGATAAGACAATAAACATTGCAAAGGTGCTTTCAGGCAAATTAGTTGGGTGAAATGTTTGTCTCTGAATCAAATACAGCAATGTATTTTAAGACCCTGTTTTCAACAGTTGATTGGTATTCATAAGCATGGCTGAAACACATCGTTCCAGTTGCTGATTGTATCAATACTATGTCAGCATGAGTAAATGTCATAATGTCACCCATGCTGACACGGTTTCCATAGTACCAACATGACAGTGTTATCAAAGTTAGTATTGTCCAAAATTGACCAAGATAGGAAGGGAGTGTTCTCTTCCCAAATCTCATCCTTCCATTCTGCCCGTTGGCACAAAGAAAATGAGAGGGGAAGAAAGAGAAGCACCAATAAATGATACTGGCTGAAATAGGAAGATTTTGTACCAACAGCCTATTCTTTGATTGCATCTGTCAGTGAAGAAGAGGAGATGAATCAATAAAAGAAGAGGAAAAACatcaattggagcatcaaccatAACGAAGAGAGTGACTCTAGAGTTGGAGAAATAGAGATATATACCTATATCTTGTAGTTATACCTATATCTATTTCAAACATGTGGAGAAATTAATTACAAGTTAAGAATGTTTTAGGAGTATTCTTATTATAAGTATTGAAAAGTTTATGATTAATTTGAGCAAGACACTTCAAGAAATAATAGTCTCGGTTATACCCATTTTGGTATTATTAAGGTATAAGGGTCAAGATTCTTTCTATATTTTGGAGATAAACAAGCAAAGAGGAAGGAAACAATAGGATCAAAATCGATTCGAATTAAGGTGGAATGCTTTGAATCATGCCAAAGGATGTGATGACCCGACACACTATAGAAACCATAGCGTTCCTGTTGGAGAATGAAACTTCGGCAAGCAACAATACTTTAAACCTTCAAAATaactaaagataaaattaaattgaatcccACAAAAACAATGAAATCTACTAGGGGTGGCAATTTCtgacccgacacgaaaacacgacccgaaccaaatacaaaaaaaatcaggttagggGCAGGTCTTATTGGATTCGAGTCAGGTTCGGGTCAACCTAATTGACACGATTAATAAACGGGTCGAGTTCAGGTCGAAATGATCCGATTACAACGCGAATccgtttataaatattttttggtCGGATTCGGGTCGAATTCTGATTGAGTTCATGGAAAAATAAACATATTTTAATAAAATGGGTCTTTTCAGATCGAGTTTGAGTTGAGTTCGGGTTAAAATGAACATGTTTTTATAAATGAGTTATTTCGAGTCACGTCGGGTTCAGGTTGGATTAGGGTTGTGGGTTATTTCAAATCAGGTTCGGGTCAAATACAGATAAATGGATTGGATTCAAATCGAACAATTTGATCAAAATATTAatcaggtcgggttcgggttttGATATTCCAACCTGTCAACCCGAACCCATCAACCCGAACTCGCCATCCCGAACCCGACCCTAATTACCACCCCTAAAATCTACCAATTggaaaacaaaaattttaaatgaaagtGAAACATGCTTGAAGAGACACAAGAAACATGAAATGCAAACAAAGAAAGTGAAACACCTGACCATACAACCCTGTAGCTAACCAACACTAACTTACATAAGTGAAGACATCtccattttaaccaatattctATGTTGGAACAATTCCACATGGTCAAACATAAGATTATgacaacaaaatcataactaaCAAGAAGAAATACTTCACTTTTCCcccaatattaaaataaaaaaaaaaaaaaaatagcatagCAAGGATGGATGAAAAGTGGATGTCAAGCTAAGCTCTTAcaaatcaaaagactcaaaaTTGCTAAGGTTAGATTTCTAGAAATAGATTCTAATAAGTAAAACTGCCaagagggaaaaaaaaatcatgcaAGCATACTGGCTGTTCAACATGATCCTTCAGAAATCCTGCAGCAGATTCTTTTGCTTCATTGATCCAATTTTCTATGTCTGAGCTTCCCATTAAACTACTATGTCGCAAGAGCCACATTGAACATAGTGACAGGCCAATTGCACCACATGTGTAATGCAACCAGTatattgataatttatttggCTTTTCACATGTGGAGAGCTGCAATCACAAATTAAAGCCATTTATCAATCATAAATCCAAAGAAGCTATATAATAATAAACTAAGTCCGTTTTTAActgaaatatttaatttattacaaatataAGTCTATATCAATTAAAAAGTCATTTTCATAAACACTTAGGAGAATAAGGTACAAATCCTATTAGAATCCTTCCCCTTAAACAGAACTCTAACTTTTATAAAAAAAGATGcacatttcaaaataaaataatttgaaattgaacttaaatcaaatattaatttatttttataatg from Zingiber officinale cultivar Zhangliang chromosome 6B, Zo_v1.1, whole genome shotgun sequence carries:
- the LOC121988989 gene encoding protein DGS1, mitochondrial-like isoform X1; this encodes MASSSPTESPSSVAPSTSIVAAGGSGSPMGRYLNRISRTVHDRLPSLDSPLLAVISDLYQRLLPTRRQRRRRPSLPLPLHSYAAQPSPSTIRVVEDVMECTLRYLHSVQKSLHFWQTRAEGTNAQKIYFMIFERGPLAFIDGTYGMLSRLRTGGSPIQNLSHVASSTISHKIAILSGLSHHLANFLAQVYLEVNKHGGILLEDVDKSLPLLLLMINNHFLKLEGSITQIHENFKGERLSTVDENSSFALQFEKIHYAEEQKIQWTNTEIRDATEVIHKNLQRLELYLAGILSTCEKPNKLSIYWLHYTCGAIGLSLCSMWLLRHSSLMGSSDIENWINEAKESAAGFLKDHVEQPLISIRDELFETFRRRHKGVMEAEEVQLTAESLHRMLLAFCEQTKGQKIPDDIPDQQMLEMVMARYEKEVMHPLQNLLSGELARAMLIQIQKLKLDLETAMLELDQILKANEINFAILAALPAFGLSLLLLMLVRAWIMQDKGAEGRGRVARRQRRLLVIEVEKRLVEFQTCMDQGKAEDAQSMYGLMLYTLDLLYKAVEKHAKETGEWISLREDIVDLAKPDLSTVHKFVITSRMGQMYESLLPSSRRV
- the LOC121991398 gene encoding RING-H2 finger protein ATL70-like is translated as MERKRIKQKYCGLIFCVGIEMTVMMGLSVGLRFAIGAVVLILLFVVVGFFQFCRRARDDREATAPMEGADAAGGVDEATLTSFPKVAYSEAAGPETETCCAICLAEYEAADVLRRLPACGHLFHVECVDPWLRSHGSCPFCRALLVGSECRNAVGANTGRRRGNWAYVNTGAVAPLPVVQ
- the LOC121988988 gene encoding F-box protein At4g18380-like → MQPKARIYADPSSDLDHFDLLPDSIVLLIFNKLADVRSLGRCSAVSKRFNSLVFTVHDVYIKIDRVVTVDGDSDDPLSSSSPRQRPLFANLIKLMLSSLLKPFLNLRSIKGSNKPVFPQLSHHSPAQVLKDFTHVHNLRIELPSGDVGTEEGVVLKWRAEFGSTLQKCVILGGTRVDQKPVSSELEASVEDNGSIPESFYTNGGLKLRVVWTISSLIAASTRHYLLRPIIRNHPTLKSLVLTDTDGQGTLCMGEEQLKEFREKPLAPLGSSNRTQVPASNMKLKYAPILELPGGMALQGATLVCIKPSSDGGSAANTRTETDAFISGAFDGPFKTAVKTLMKRRTYLLEMNGF